The Danio rerio strain Tuebingen ecotype United States chromosome 10, GRCz12tu, whole genome shotgun sequence genome contains a region encoding:
- the tmem218 gene encoding transmembrane protein 218 isoform X2, whose amino-acid sequence MADVVLGVGTGVFIITLIWILTLALTIILSRATGPTKLGIIPVVLLALIITLVLVFFPRAAEVPAPQRAAQIVDMFFIGRYVLLSLISQSGAANLAASSINEPCLR is encoded by the exons ATGGCGGATGTGGTGCTCGGTGTTGGGACAGGTGTGTTTATCATCACTTTAATCTGGATACTGACTCTCGCGCTCACTATAATTCTGTCGCGCGCCACCGGCCCAACAAA GTTGGGTATTATCCCTGTAGTCCTTCTGGCACTCATAATCACACTGGTTTTAGTGTTTTTCCCGCGCGCAGCTGAAGTTCCCGCCCCTCAGAGAGCAGCTCAG ATCGTGGATATGTTCTTCATCGGTCGCTATGTGCTCCTGTCCTTG ATATCCCAGAGCGGGGCAGCCAACCTGGCAGCGTCCTCCATCAACGAGCCCTGCTTGAGATGA
- the tmem218 gene encoding transmembrane protein 218 isoform X1: protein MADVVLGVGTGVFIITLIWILTLALTIILSRATGPTKLGIIPVVLLALIITLVLVFFPRAAEVPAPQRAAQIVDMFFIGRYVLLSLVSLVFLAALFMLLPLHFLEPIYAKPLRTH, encoded by the exons ATGGCGGATGTGGTGCTCGGTGTTGGGACAGGTGTGTTTATCATCACTTTAATCTGGATACTGACTCTCGCGCTCACTATAATTCTGTCGCGCGCCACCGGCCCAACAAA GTTGGGTATTATCCCTGTAGTCCTTCTGGCACTCATAATCACACTGGTTTTAGTGTTTTTCCCGCGCGCAGCTGAAGTTCCCGCCCCTCAGAGAGCAGCTCAG ATCGTGGATATGTTCTTCATCGGTCGCTATGTGCTCCTGTCCTTGGTGAGCTTGGTGTTTTTGGCAGCCCTGTTCATGTTGCTGCCCTTACATTTCCTGGAGCCCATCTATGCCAAACCCCTGAGAACACACTAG